In Helianthus annuus cultivar XRQ/B chromosome 9, HanXRQr2.0-SUNRISE, whole genome shotgun sequence, the following are encoded in one genomic region:
- the LOC110879986 gene encoding uncharacterized protein LOC110879986, with protein sequence MFVFFLAIALLATCVQNSEARVTFENGLKTMVYLSPKITQHQGSVSNKYYYDIEFPKGHIAIKSFNAEVVDEAGNPVSLQETYLHHWVAVRYYQRTGIKENIYNGNLGFHRSDVIIAGNAGICSHGLTQFFGLGSETRKTSTRVPDPYGIEVGNPLEVPFGYEEKWMLNIHAIDTRGAVDPMGCTECRCNLYNVTIDEYDRPLDPNYVGGLYCCYDETQCKVKDGLESVKRNLYLKYTVKWVDWSDSIVPVKIFIFDVTDTWQNTGIHDCLIEYDVEQSTTGIATNDSTSSRRTSVRFPISGDVVYGVAHQHSGGIGSALYREDGGVICSSKPIYGKGNDVGDEAGYIVGMSTCYPKPGSVKIAQGETLTLESNYSSEKSHTGVMGLFYILVVESSSESNYPVQVYEELKVPIFSWGLAVFGLAICAAVLVAYHRRKRSEDGYLSIAA encoded by the exons ATGTTTGTGTTCTTTTTAGCTATCGCATTATTGGCAACATGTGTTCAAAATTCGGAAGCTCGTGTAACATTTGAAAATGGTTTAAAAACCATGGTGTATCTATCACCTAAAATAACCCAACATCAGGGTTCAGTTTCAAACAAATACTATTATGACATCGAGTTCCCGAAAGGTCATATTGCTATCAAAAGCTTCAATGCTGAAGTTGTTGATGAAGCAGGCAACCCTGTTTCTCTTCAAGAAACTTATCTTCATCACTGGGTTGCAGTAAGATACTATCAACGAACAGGTATTAAAGAGAATATATATAATGGTAATCTGGGTTTCCACCGATCAGATGTCATTATTGCGGGGAATGCTGGAATATGCAGTCATGGTCTTACCCAGTTTTTTGGATTGGGATCTGAAACACGAAAAACTTCCACACGTGTTCCTGATCCTTATGGAATTGAAGTGGGTAATCCACTTGAAGTTCCTTTTGGATATGAAGAGAAATGGATGTTGAACATCCATGCAATCGACACTCGGGGTGCAGTAGATCCAATGGGTTGTACTGAATGCAG ATGCAACTTATATAATGTGACAATTGATGAATACGATCGACCTTTGGATCCAAATTATGTTGGGGGGTTGTATTGTTGCTATGATGAAACACAGTGCAAAGTGAAAGACGGGCTTGAAAGTGTCAAAAGAAACCTTTACTTGAAGTACACCGTTAAGTGGGTTGATTGGAGCGACTCCATTGTACCCGTTAAAATCTTCATATTTGATGTGACTGATACTTGGCAGAACACAGGAATCCATGATTGTCTT ATCGAGTATGATGTTGAACAATCTACCACTGGAATTGCTACTAATGACTCCACCAGTAGCAGAAGGACAAGTGTGAGGTTCCCAATTTCTGGTGATGTTGTTTATGGTGTTGCACACCAGCACAGTGGCGGCATAGGTTCTGCTCTATATAGAGAG GATGGAGGGGTAATTTGCTCGTCAAAACCGATATATGGAAAAGGAAATGATGTAGGGGACGAAGCTGGTTACATTGTAGGAATGTCCACTTGTTATCCTAAACCAGGTTCAGTGAAGATTGCCCAAGGCGAAACTCTAACTTTGGAGTCTAACTACAGCAGTGAAAAGAGCCACACAGGAGTTATGGGGCTCTTCTATATTCTTGTTGTTGAGTCTTCTTCAGAATCGAATTATCCGGTTCAA GTGTATGAAGAACTAAAAGTACCAATCTTCTCTTGGGGTTTAGCTGTATTTGGATTGGCAATTTGTGCTGCTGTTTTAGTTGCTTATCATAGGAGAAAGCGAAGTGAAGATGGTTACCTATCTATTGCAGCTTGA
- the LOC110875084 gene encoding uncharacterized protein LOC110875084, whose protein sequence is MPFNTCSKHEAIEMERTKLIMLSWLFIFLFSTQIPSRLAREHEWIEHSKSLVILQESHGLETTTLDDDKEFMKHDMVSLAKGQRGGRGSGGGSINHTPRKNKALVEAPYHMLVLVMLLISCIFYLY, encoded by the exons ATGCCTTTTAATACTTGTAGCAAGCATGAAGCAATTGAAATGGAGAGAACAAAGCTCATTATGCTTTCTTGGTTATTCATCTTTCTCTTTTCTACCCAAATTCCATCAAGACTGGCTCGTGAACACGAATGGATTGAACATTCAAAAAGCCTAGTTATACTTCAAGAATCTCATG GGTTAGAGACAACAACTTTAGATGATGACAAAGAATTCATGAAACATGATATGGTGTCGTTAGCAAAGGGACAAAGAGGAGGGAGGGGAAGTGGCGGTGGATCAATAAACCATACCCCTCGTAAAAACAAGGCACTAGTTGAAGCTCCGTATCATATGCTCGTATTGGTTATGCTTCTCATTTCATGTATTTTCTATTTATATTAa